In the genome of Streptomyces pactum, one region contains:
- a CDS encoding ATP-binding protein, with the protein MNDGNPLPPRDVDWLLPRHPRSVRRARGLLRVQALLWRVPEDAAETAVLLLSELMTNAVRHAHVPQGRLIKTRCMLDGKELRVEVSDAGDELPQPRTAGLYAESGRGLALVAALADDWNAQPRPSGVGKTVWFTVNTAVGPEDGDPAGDGPADGVAALPPDRPADGTGDGPD; encoded by the coding sequence ATGAACGACGGAAATCCCCTTCCACCGAGGGACGTTGACTGGCTGCTGCCCCGCCACCCACGGAGCGTCCGGCGGGCGCGCGGACTACTGCGCGTGCAGGCGCTGCTGTGGCGGGTGCCGGAGGATGCGGCGGAGACGGCCGTCCTGCTGCTGAGCGAACTGATGACGAACGCGGTCCGGCACGCACACGTCCCACAGGGGCGGTTGATCAAGACCCGCTGCATGCTCGACGGCAAGGAGCTGCGGGTGGAGGTCTCCGACGCCGGCGACGAGTTGCCGCAGCCGCGCACGGCCGGCCTGTACGCCGAGTCCGGGCGCGGGCTGGCGCTGGTGGCGGCGCTGGCGGACGACTGGAACGCCCAGCCGCGACCGTCCGGCGTCGGCAAGACGGTGTGGTTCACGGTGAACACGGCGGTCGGCCCCGAGGACGGCGATCCGGCGGGCGACGGCCCGGCGGACGGTGTGGCGGCCCTCCCGCCGGATCGGCCGGCGGACGGTACGGGGGACGGGCCGGACTGA
- a CDS encoding DUF397 domain-containing protein has translation MNGELTWVRSSYSDSSGGACVEVAVSWRKSSYSDGSGGNCVEMAACPGTVHVRDSKDKAGPRLTFTPEAWAAFVAFAAAQPVD, from the coding sequence ATGAATGGCGAGCTGACCTGGGTCAGGTCCAGTTACAGCGACAGCTCCGGCGGCGCTTGTGTCGAAGTCGCCGTTTCGTGGAGGAAGTCCAGCTACAGCGACGGCAGCGGCGGAAACTGCGTCGAGATGGCCGCCTGCCCCGGCACCGTCCACGTCCGGGACTCCAAGGACAAGGCCGGGCCGCGGCTCACCTTCACCCCTGAAGCCTGGGCCGCGTTCGTCGCCTTCGCCGCCGCGCAGCCGGTGGACTGA
- a CDS encoding DUF6882 domain-containing protein: MHASNGNPGPHGTGGTFSEQLTSAARPHLGWVCEQLDLFDRLVPHGATYYNLDEPMVARSGVTLRGHILGTYALDGTWLWAWGNDGFRETAGAQRAGELREFGEREGIPELTERMLDLNHFPNPRLAADHLMLICMGLLDARGGAIAVINERGRAFLVVDDPAVPKAEPRAGRLEQPLRNGAALLPGPALKTVQGWFKRHGIEPEYGPGQVAGVLPGGDRVVVDIGGDRIGDIVVTGADGGEPVSARAPEQELIEPRRTPGAHPELMFPESLLPVAAAEIAYSIRRTRAMVEYADQHLEFDGRPPVWDEAAGELRFPGGGLKARRLGAYDLDERWFAWAAGTEDIRDRFRAAAGLAPDADVPELAGGRLDLRPYVHCEAFAVALARTAAGVAGYVFTSLGNEFWVVTDERLPAPGTDPEITGEEIRAGAGWLHGVTPADVRGATMRTVMEAYCDRLGLQVHHYGQPDFLSAVSGLYETRVFFAPDGTITHASCGLLATPHG, translated from the coding sequence ATGCACGCAAGCAACGGAAACCCCGGACCGCACGGCACCGGCGGGACCTTCAGCGAACAGCTCACCAGCGCCGCCCGGCCGCACCTGGGCTGGGTCTGCGAGCAGCTGGACCTCTTCGACCGGCTGGTGCCGCACGGTGCCACGTACTACAACCTGGACGAGCCGATGGTGGCGCGTTCCGGGGTGACGCTGCGCGGCCACATCCTCGGCACCTACGCCCTGGACGGAACCTGGCTCTGGGCCTGGGGGAACGACGGCTTCCGGGAGACCGCGGGGGCGCAGCGGGCGGGCGAGCTGCGGGAGTTCGGGGAGCGCGAGGGCATACCGGAGCTGACCGAGCGCATGCTCGACCTCAACCACTTCCCCAACCCGCGGCTCGCCGCCGACCACCTGATGCTCATCTGCATGGGGTTGCTGGACGCGCGGGGCGGGGCGATCGCCGTCATCAACGAGCGGGGACGCGCCTTCCTGGTGGTGGACGACCCGGCGGTACCGAAGGCCGAGCCGCGGGCCGGGCGGCTGGAACAGCCGCTCCGCAACGGGGCGGCGCTGCTGCCGGGGCCCGCGCTGAAGACCGTGCAGGGCTGGTTCAAGCGGCACGGGATCGAGCCGGAGTACGGACCCGGGCAGGTCGCCGGGGTGCTGCCCGGCGGGGACCGGGTCGTGGTGGACATCGGCGGGGACCGGATCGGCGACATCGTGGTGACCGGCGCGGACGGCGGCGAACCGGTCTCGGCCCGGGCGCCGGAGCAGGAGCTGATCGAGCCGCGCCGCACGCCCGGCGCGCACCCGGAGCTGATGTTCCCCGAGTCGCTGCTGCCGGTGGCGGCGGCGGAGATCGCGTACTCGATCCGGCGGACGCGGGCGATGGTGGAGTACGCCGACCAGCACCTGGAGTTCGACGGCCGGCCACCGGTGTGGGACGAGGCGGCGGGCGAACTCCGGTTCCCCGGGGGCGGACTGAAAGCGCGGCGGCTCGGCGCCTACGACCTCGACGAACGGTGGTTCGCCTGGGCGGCGGGCACCGAGGACATCCGCGACCGGTTCCGGGCGGCGGCCGGACTGGCGCCCGACGCCGACGTGCCCGAACTGGCCGGGGGGCGACTGGACCTGCGGCCGTACGTGCACTGCGAGGCGTTCGCGGTCGCGCTGGCGCGGACGGCGGCAGGTGTGGCCGGGTACGTCTTCACCTCGCTGGGCAACGAGTTCTGGGTGGTGACCGACGAACGGCTGCCGGCCCCGGGCACCGACCCGGAGATCACCGGGGAGGAGATCCGCGCGGGTGCGGGATGGCTGCACGGGGTCACCCCGGCCGACGTGCGGGGCGCGACGATGCGCACCGTCATGGAGGCGTACTGCGACCGGCTCGGCCTCCAGGTCCACCACTACGGACAGCCGGACTTCCTCAGCGCCGTCTCCGGGCTCTACGAGACCCGGGTGTTCTTCGCGCCCGACGGCACCATCACCCACGCGTCCTGCGGCCTGCTGGCGACCCCGCACGGCTGA
- a CDS encoding helix-turn-helix domain-containing protein has translation MTETTSQPPMAWRYCGNQIKLWRTRANVTRQQLAKEANYGYDSVRSMEQGRRKPTLRLLEIADEMCGAHGLLLAAQDYLKPEKFREYAREFIEYEAEALTLNWYEPLLIPGLLQTEEYARALIGGNCPPLDDETVEVRVAARLERQAVLDKPTRAFGFVIGEAALREQVGGREVHRRQMRRLIEVGERRHVCVQVMRFCRSFHPGLLGSFVLLETPDHEQLAYIEGQETGMLLDDRAKVSVIRQRHDMILQRALGPEESACFIGELAEEL, from the coding sequence GTGACGGAGACGACTTCCCAGCCGCCGATGGCGTGGCGGTACTGCGGCAACCAGATCAAGCTGTGGCGTACGCGGGCGAACGTGACGCGCCAGCAACTGGCCAAGGAGGCGAACTACGGGTACGACTCGGTCCGGTCGATGGAACAGGGGCGCCGCAAGCCGACGCTCCGGCTGCTGGAGATCGCGGACGAGATGTGCGGCGCGCACGGGCTGCTGCTCGCGGCCCAGGACTACCTCAAGCCGGAGAAGTTCCGCGAGTACGCGCGGGAATTCATCGAGTATGAGGCCGAGGCGTTGACCTTGAACTGGTACGAACCGCTGCTCATTCCCGGCCTGCTCCAGACCGAGGAGTACGCGCGGGCGCTGATCGGGGGAAACTGTCCACCGCTCGACGACGAGACGGTGGAGGTACGAGTCGCGGCGCGGTTGGAGCGTCAGGCTGTGCTGGACAAACCCACTCGGGCGTTCGGCTTCGTCATCGGCGAGGCTGCGCTCCGGGAGCAGGTCGGAGGCAGGGAGGTGCACCGACGCCAGATGCGCCGGCTCATCGAGGTGGGCGAACGGCGTCATGTGTGCGTCCAGGTCATGCGTTTCTGTCGGAGCTTCCACCCCGGTCTGCTGGGCTCCTTTGTTCTGTTGGAGACCCCTGACCACGAACAGTTGGCCTACATCGAGGGGCAGGAGACGGGCATGCTGCTCGATGACCGGGCGAAGGTGAGCGTGATCCGCCAACGCCATGACATGATCCTCCAGCGGGCCCTCGGCCCCGAGGAATCGGCGTGCTTCATCGGCGAGTTGGCGGAGGAGCTATGA